In the genome of Haloarcula sp. CBA1127, one region contains:
- a CDS encoding type IV secretory system conjugative DNA transfer family protein, with protein sequence MLLFPPMIVDSDKVLPKRFWAWRYIYLGFGLISTAFFYDVLVQTPSAALLFPFAHVLAAISVGTLFADFTVPGLSLPMVSYSTTVILYAISIGIVFSGELLRRTSPEMLAMNQWDHDDGESVVPLEEVSHEHEEAEMPFTLDQDVSTAVVGETGSGKTSMMKLLAYQFPYYSNTAVIAHDTGEDFQEFYADLGFEVQRIRHEDSDVVWNLFKDADSESDFREVAGAIFGEADGHDPFHRPAKQTFAEMLMYLHLSAKKNSRRHALCHADIVSLLNEGHIALKKALDEFDRLDSGHIDPDKGKGAQNVYQTIKENVDPVFTGDFGDYGEFSLQEYIENPEGRVLIIDSNPTELETLGPMYQLLVDWSIRYAMNASNPTVHILDEIDALPALTQVTNLTARGRKHKARALVGVQTIGQLKDTYSTISGIVGNCPQGVYFGPGDTESTDFILDELGESRQYDRSEMVSMSHQGRGENPRTQARDTYKEKDKTPVTSGLLRDFQPGECVAVSRTTWVHGQSYELAGVRDSLPAQGAESPGSSELEPTEDDTDIESDSWFSFTRARLDDVLYGSLGDDDDDESRESGPDRDSEVEPTADATDGVGDDESTDPLDQTTANTAVTSPDTDHPDVSDLEGDSGGADQDQQLPDDDGDHSPETVSGPSSDETDSAEKEESESPDESDTETDTDKSEERDETEASGERRRPSEFM encoded by the coding sequence ATGCTGCTGTTCCCGCCGATGATCGTCGATAGTGACAAGGTCCTTCCGAAGCGGTTCTGGGCGTGGCGTTACATCTACCTCGGCTTTGGACTCATCAGCACGGCGTTCTTCTACGACGTGCTTGTCCAGACTCCCAGCGCAGCGCTGTTGTTCCCGTTCGCACACGTTCTGGCTGCCATCTCGGTCGGGACACTGTTCGCTGACTTCACCGTGCCGGGGCTATCGCTGCCGATGGTCTCGTACTCGACCACAGTGATCCTGTATGCCATCTCAATCGGTATCGTGTTCTCCGGGGAACTGCTCCGCCGGACCTCGCCGGAAATGCTCGCGATGAACCAGTGGGACCACGACGACGGAGAGTCCGTTGTCCCGCTGGAAGAGGTCTCTCACGAACACGAAGAGGCCGAAATGCCGTTCACGCTCGATCAAGATGTCTCTACAGCCGTCGTAGGGGAAACCGGGAGCGGGAAGACGTCGATGATGAAGCTGCTGGCCTACCAGTTCCCGTACTACAGTAACACGGCAGTCATTGCCCACGATACCGGCGAGGACTTTCAAGAGTTCTACGCCGATCTAGGCTTTGAGGTTCAGCGCATTCGGCACGAAGACAGCGATGTGGTCTGGAATCTGTTCAAGGACGCCGATTCAGAGTCGGACTTCCGCGAGGTCGCCGGCGCGATCTTCGGCGAAGCCGACGGCCACGACCCATTCCATCGGCCCGCCAAACAGACCTTCGCGGAGATGCTGATGTACCTGCATCTCAGCGCGAAAAAGAACAGTCGCCGTCACGCGCTCTGTCACGCCGATATCGTCTCACTACTCAACGAGGGCCACATCGCGCTCAAGAAGGCACTGGACGAGTTCGACCGGCTGGATTCGGGTCATATCGACCCTGACAAGGGCAAAGGCGCACAGAACGTCTACCAGACCATCAAGGAGAACGTTGACCCCGTCTTCACCGGCGACTTCGGGGACTACGGAGAGTTCTCCCTGCAAGAGTACATCGAGAACCCGGAAGGCCGAGTCCTCATCATCGACTCGAACCCAACGGAACTGGAAACGCTTGGGCCGATGTACCAACTGCTCGTGGACTGGTCGATCCGCTACGCGATGAATGCTTCAAACCCGACGGTCCACATCCTCGACGAGATTGACGCGCTGCCGGCGCTTACTCAGGTGACGAATCTTACGGCCCGAGGCCGGAAACACAAGGCTCGGGCACTGGTCGGAGTACAGACAATCGGCCAGCTCAAGGACACGTACAGTACGATTTCCGGGATTGTCGGCAACTGCCCGCAGGGAGTCTACTTCGGTCCGGGTGACACTGAGTCGACGGACTTCATCCTCGACGAACTCGGCGAGAGTCGGCAGTATGACCGCTCCGAGATGGTGTCGATGAGCCACCAAGGGCGCGGCGAAAACCCACGAACGCAGGCTCGGGACACGTACAAAGAGAAGGACAAAACGCCGGTCACGTCCGGCCTGCTCCGAGACTTCCAGCCCGGTGAGTGCGTTGCCGTCTCGCGGACGACGTGGGTCCACGGACAGTCCTACGAACTGGCCGGCGTTCGCGATAGCCTTCCGGCACAGGGTGCGGAGTCGCCGGGCAGTTCGGAGCTGGAACCCACTGAGGATGACACCGACATCGAGAGTGACAGCTGGTTCTCGTTTACTCGGGCCCGACTTGATGATGTGCTCTATGGGTCACTTGGTGATGACGACGACGATGAGTCCAGAGAGAGTGGCCCGGATCGTGACTCCGAAGTCGAGCCGACTGCCGACGCGACAGATGGGGTGGGCGACGACGAGTCGACCGACCCACTCGACCAGACAACAGCAAACACCGCCGTCACGTCACCGGATACAGACCACCCAGATGTATCAGATTTAGAGGGTGACTCTGGTGGCGCGGATCAGGACCAACAGCTGCCCGATGACGATGGCGACCACTCCCCTGAGACGGTCTCAGGTCCCAGCAGTGACGAGACGGACTCTGCTGAGAAGGAAGAGAGTGAATCGCCTGATGAATCGGACACGGAGACTGATACTGACAAGAGTGAAGAACGGGACGAAACTGAGGCAAGCGGAGAGCGACGCAGGCCATCTGAGTTCATGTGA
- a CDS encoding pilin produces the protein MSTQTTASNASTAQPTLYTHAKRRFADAWLTPGVRQATQLLLLLTLFAGSAMGQTDVGNIYCDTAVEDGVNVVFGALAGLGLPATMVFVGRSGLSYMRASGNPNQQNEARRDLILSLVGLGVVVLAIVAPELITKFGDNVGFGFSDCVTPF, from the coding sequence ATGTCAACACAAACCACAGCATCGAACGCATCGACCGCACAACCAACACTCTACACGCACGCGAAGCGGCGGTTTGCTGACGCCTGGCTCACGCCCGGCGTGCGACAGGCGACCCAACTGCTACTGCTCCTCACGCTGTTTGCTGGCTCGGCGATGGGCCAGACCGACGTCGGGAACATCTACTGTGACACTGCTGTCGAGGATGGCGTCAACGTCGTCTTCGGCGCACTGGCTGGTCTCGGCCTGCCAGCGACGATGGTGTTCGTCGGTCGCAGTGGCCTGTCGTACATGCGGGCCTCTGGCAACCCGAACCAGCAAAACGAGGCTCGCCGGGACCTCATCCTCTCGCTGGTTGGTCTCGGCGTCGTTGTGCTGGCAATCGTGGCTCCAGAACTCATCACGAAGTTCGGGGACAACGTCGGCTTCGGCTTCTCGGACTGTGTGACGCCATTCTGA
- a CDS encoding relaxase/mobilization nuclease domain-containing protein: MIVETDYQQSGAGNLVDYIRRDRDQDAGATVDLRNPAGRELSDPEVDRFVDKSREFGFQRHLIVSPDPTGQYSPQEVQTNTRDVMNQEFARQPTTDYVYAVHRDTDFPHAHVAATGKQAELEMDLEDIQKLSERAETAFEEPARTRDPTAAASDSPEDIGRVVDQEAREQYHEEELSLNPEAEKALKRATEKSQQKDVGHPTAEKARDERQTEPLSERAAERAEEQAATEREPEVDLEREQEPEREVGWWQ; the protein is encoded by the coding sequence ATGATCGTAGAAACGGACTATCAGCAGAGCGGAGCAGGGAACCTCGTCGATTATATTCGCCGTGACCGAGACCAGGATGCCGGAGCGACAGTTGATCTACGGAACCCGGCCGGCCGAGAACTGTCCGACCCAGAAGTAGACCGATTTGTCGACAAGAGTCGAGAGTTCGGATTCCAGCGGCATCTGATCGTCTCGCCAGATCCTACTGGACAGTATTCTCCCCAAGAGGTTCAGACCAACACTCGGGACGTAATGAACCAAGAGTTTGCCCGCCAGCCGACAACCGACTATGTGTATGCTGTCCACCGGGATACAGACTTTCCTCATGCACATGTCGCAGCTACTGGGAAGCAGGCAGAGCTGGAAATGGATTTAGAAGACATCCAGAAACTCAGTGAACGGGCGGAAACCGCGTTTGAAGAACCGGCTCGAACGCGAGACCCAACGGCTGCCGCCAGTGATTCTCCGGAGGACATCGGTCGGGTCGTGGATCAAGAAGCACGGGAGCAGTATCATGAGGAAGAACTATCGCTGAACCCCGAAGCGGAAAAAGCGCTCAAACGGGCGACTGAGAAGAGTCAGCAGAAAGACGTCGGACATCCCACGGCTGAGAAAGCGCGCGATGAGCGCCAAACTGAACCACTCTCAGAACGTGCTGCGGAGAGGGCCGAAGAACAGGCAGCAACTGAACGCGAACCCGAAGTTGATCTTGAACGCGAGCAGGAACCCGAACGCGAAGTTGGGTGGTGGCAGTGA
- a CDS encoding VirB4 family type IV secretion system protein, whose protein sequence is MADSEEEYNTNIIHESLGDSTNFWGDYTLGELILFLIPPFGFLVAMGMPFVPAALFFPTLALTAVVEVFLYILHKVRPDHYRLTEWLRVKLFWLVKKRQYTHGQGNQDTRQVTRLERVMPHGIERVDGAYVGAVEVEPANMSLQDDEKWDKAVKSLTRLSESLTGRAKLHVTTAEVDNESHIQAHIDRLDDPDAKSHSIFRGVLMEFVNRYIDDSGNVETETELQRKYYIVVWVTDDDIHDLQMNSDSIADYLTGIPVIGRLFTRFDSDTLTDAEREEFKAKKLHDRLETVDRAVNNMFRCRSRSVSPHELAHLTEDYWACETRSEREYEEAASVSPVTYSARELIKHGEGAAAHDAAEGMDTDDVGGTDYEVDETDFVSQLHRPGENHRSLVAPTDIEWEADHALIDQETYTRCFWIETYPEHPTSGMLEQLLLDTDLAVDVSIHIDPYDADTAVSVMKEWISSLKMLQNDKGELEAEDIEQEVNQAKYIRQMVRRNHTSLFRVGAFIRLTAETEEDLRKQTNRLETLLRDSPSNCGVKRTTRRQEAGLVTVSPIGANELGQNRLSSMTGEALGSLFPFSSNYLRMEDGIEYGLHGHNDSSLLIDPWDLETGHSELVTGMPGGGKTHGTQARAMRMLKKRSDVKQIYIDPVGDMHGSAQMLDAKTITISGETPLNPCEMHPTPQHVLEQSPDMQPVSAKKDEVYGVIENFLQSRDVDLEMHSGLITFLIDKIFTESDIDPADPSTHTPENSPNLSDFLEVVDRLQEEPGMFPGATTESSQQKIQQYANELSIALHPFRPGSTFGNLSKESDLRLIDDSSKAVYLDLQQVEGSGSGLGKQSFIMQLLLSTLYQQAKNMQQKVEIIIDEAHYLFNDDANLESLNQIARHQRHAGLRLVMLSQTLSEFEDKGAAEEIAGMCPIKVHHREPELGDETATSAGLTDEQQSYIQHAEAGKESLGDGQGYSQALVRVDEHGDYPLTIKTSWEEKQIIDLDADAEDALDVVAHEADSRAADFEEFVRSKAVEQELTNHGLSPEKAEHVLNGLSEEELVDAVSVALDQTQPEAVVADGGIEAETDAEFDTTE, encoded by the coding sequence ATGGCCGACTCAGAAGAAGAGTACAACACGAACATCATCCACGAATCGCTCGGAGATTCGACTAACTTCTGGGGCGACTACACGCTGGGGGAACTTATCCTGTTCCTCATCCCGCCGTTTGGCTTCCTCGTCGCGATGGGGATGCCATTCGTGCCGGCGGCGCTGTTCTTCCCCACGTTGGCTCTCACAGCGGTCGTCGAAGTCTTCCTGTATATCCTACACAAAGTCCGGCCAGATCACTATCGCCTGACTGAGTGGCTGCGGGTCAAACTGTTCTGGCTCGTCAAAAAGCGCCAGTACACTCACGGCCAAGGGAATCAGGATACTCGGCAGGTCACCCGATTAGAGCGGGTTATGCCCCACGGCATTGAGCGCGTCGACGGAGCGTACGTCGGCGCGGTCGAAGTCGAGCCCGCCAATATGTCGCTACAAGATGACGAGAAATGGGACAAAGCCGTCAAGTCACTCACACGCCTGTCAGAGTCGCTGACTGGGCGGGCGAAACTCCACGTCACGACGGCCGAAGTCGACAACGAGTCCCACATCCAAGCGCATATCGACCGACTCGACGACCCCGATGCGAAGAGCCATTCGATCTTCCGGGGCGTCCTCATGGAGTTCGTCAACCGCTACATCGACGACAGCGGCAACGTTGAAACTGAGACTGAACTCCAGCGCAAGTACTACATCGTCGTCTGGGTCACTGATGACGACATTCACGACCTCCAGATGAACAGCGACTCTATTGCGGATTACCTGACTGGGATACCGGTCATTGGGCGGCTGTTCACTCGGTTCGACAGTGACACGCTCACTGACGCCGAGCGAGAGGAGTTCAAAGCCAAGAAGCTCCACGACCGGCTCGAAACCGTCGACAGAGCAGTCAACAATATGTTTCGGTGCCGTAGCCGGTCGGTCAGCCCCCACGAACTGGCGCACTTGACCGAGGACTACTGGGCCTGCGAAACGCGGTCGGAACGCGAGTACGAAGAGGCGGCCTCCGTCTCTCCGGTGACGTACTCCGCGCGAGAACTCATCAAGCACGGCGAGGGTGCCGCAGCCCATGACGCTGCGGAGGGGATGGACACCGACGACGTCGGTGGGACCGACTACGAGGTCGACGAGACCGACTTCGTCTCCCAGTTGCATAGGCCCGGTGAGAACCATCGGTCACTGGTTGCGCCGACGGATATCGAGTGGGAAGCCGACCACGCCCTCATCGATCAGGAGACGTACACCCGGTGCTTCTGGATCGAGACGTATCCCGAGCATCCGACGAGTGGGATGCTGGAGCAACTGCTGCTGGATACGGACCTCGCTGTGGATGTCTCAATCCACATCGACCCATACGACGCTGATACAGCAGTGTCGGTGATGAAGGAGTGGATTTCCTCGCTGAAGATGCTGCAAAACGATAAGGGGGAGCTGGAAGCGGAGGATATCGAACAGGAGGTCAACCAGGCAAAGTACATCCGGCAGATGGTCCGGCGCAACCACACGTCGCTGTTCCGTGTCGGGGCGTTCATCCGGCTGACGGCTGAGACCGAAGAAGACCTCCGGAAGCAAACGAACCGGCTCGAAACGCTGCTGCGGGACTCGCCGTCGAACTGTGGGGTCAAGCGAACGACCCGCCGGCAGGAAGCAGGACTGGTGACCGTCTCGCCGATCGGGGCCAACGAACTGGGCCAGAATCGGCTTTCTTCGATGACCGGGGAAGCGCTCGGGTCGCTGTTCCCGTTCTCGTCGAACTACCTGCGGATGGAGGACGGCATCGAGTACGGACTGCACGGCCACAACGACTCCTCGCTGTTGATCGACCCATGGGATCTGGAAACCGGCCACTCGGAGTTGGTAACTGGGATGCCCGGCGGCGGGAAGACCCACGGCACGCAGGCTCGGGCGATGCGGATGCTGAAAAAGCGGTCGGACGTCAAGCAGATCTACATCGACCCGGTCGGGGATATGCACGGCAGCGCACAGATGCTGGATGCAAAGACCATCACGATCAGCGGTGAGACGCCGCTGAACCCGTGTGAGATGCATCCGACGCCTCAGCATGTGCTCGAACAATCCCCGGATATGCAGCCCGTCTCAGCGAAGAAAGACGAAGTGTACGGGGTCATCGAGAACTTCCTCCAATCTCGGGATGTCGATCTGGAGATGCACAGCGGCCTGATCACGTTCCTGATCGACAAGATATTCACTGAGTCCGATATCGACCCAGCGGACCCGTCAACGCATACGCCAGAGAACTCACCGAACCTGAGTGACTTCTTGGAGGTGGTTGACCGCCTCCAGGAAGAGCCGGGAATGTTCCCGGGAGCGACGACGGAATCTTCCCAGCAGAAAATCCAGCAGTACGCAAACGAACTCTCGATTGCGCTGCATCCGTTCCGCCCGGGGAGTACGTTCGGCAACCTCTCGAAAGAGTCGGACCTGCGGCTGATCGACGACAGCAGCAAGGCCGTCTATCTGGACCTCCAGCAGGTCGAAGGCTCGGGTAGTGGCCTCGGCAAGCAGTCGTTCATCATGCAGTTGCTTCTGAGCACGCTGTACCAGCAGGCGAAAAATATGCAGCAGAAGGTCGAGATCATCATCGACGAAGCTCACTACCTGTTCAACGACGACGCGAACTTGGAGTCGCTGAACCAGATTGCGCGGCACCAGCGCCACGCCGGACTGCGACTGGTGATGCTGTCCCAGACGCTCTCTGAGTTCGAGGACAAGGGCGCAGCCGAGGAAATCGCGGGAATGTGCCCGATCAAGGTGCATCATCGTGAGCCAGAGCTAGGCGACGAGACAGCAACAAGCGCTGGACTGACGGACGAACAGCAGTCCTACATCCAGCACGCTGAAGCTGGGAAAGAGTCACTGGGTGACGGCCAAGGCTACTCACAAGCGCTGGTTCGCGTCGACGAACATGGCGATTACCCGCTGACGATCAAGACGTCGTGGGAAGAAAAGCAGATCATTGACCTCGACGCTGACGCGGAAGATGCGCTCGACGTTGTTGCTCACGAGGCCGACTCCCGCGCTGCTGACTTCGAAGAGTTCGTACGCTCGAAGGCAGTCGAGCAAGAGCTAACGAATCACGGATTGTCCCCTGAGAAGGCTGAACACGTCCTCAACGGACTCAGCGAAGAGGAGTTGGTGGACGCGGTGTCTGTGGCACTTGACCAGACACAGCCAGAAGCAGTTGTCGCTGACGGTGGTATCGAGGCAGAGACTGATGCGGAGTTTGACACTACGGAGTGA
- a CDS encoding replication protein H gives MPRDKWRATLIEECGVTALTDEIPGTENEYHYATLAAQAADSQLQWFRLLEVSRQLGGATSIGTHSSLADVLEGPITMLEAADVQPTLAVDVRELWDLSRTQRTALIKFLVELSVGIEIVLTNATPRVQRHLLSEFDKVLPASVIQSLESCLHGSDAVTTRTEQRRQHVRNLLADRGANHEDWKRLYAVADATKEELTYDALQSHTLLEWSSREAIRAWVKRMADADLVKSYGTHERTVRLLPAGYALLDEHPDSSLETSSVPSDGGTGRIDESTQGVGTSQRADSPGVTDPPKSPHSSVYTPTAKGEEGDRPDSEAATATRGGSSTTPSVSFLDGHIHDAAVSAAAPGEIALSSRTVDSTGDSRGVGYSFLEERDEVVVEVEAAGYQAHTLVRLCAALLSEPAFQKVLTQNRLAGGPDRSGLDGLPVTDPYLLRDGGCLGYLRNQDADAKGLQSRLRQARDGLLSMSVDVDVEDDSNDENNGLSMLARTAHGLLGTVSRIYDMLGVDITRVLKIPEWAVSDGCRRDHLAKMIATQTAVSSRYGLYSAYRVLYEDRTDKRSQLLATPDVDATDPTGDTTGSWVLAGPTVDSMRSNLENLDEYLDLQDEADGFSAFILNVDIVNGDRRDAVATALSRQLSLKSLKPTRETVSILHALTSDAFAAARAVSYLGAETDRPRTLTTDDLQYALSMLDAAELLPDIGPRSVSETVAILLDVDEPLATGDLADLLDVSTQTLRNNETYFADLEAAGVIQREDLGPGRATEWRICLSFNGEDSGSRATIPTPEVDTTAYGPAFSDEMAVIAEVLYELGHREIDYGGELTLTVTGRGDRFDEWLELHPDVRPVLSLVAHLQGTTLEKLTETGDTVRYQPPKSVVLGLDPDPTTTQTSLVNSAN, from the coding sequence GTGCCTCGCGACAAGTGGCGGGCGACACTGATCGAAGAGTGCGGTGTCACGGCACTTACTGACGAGATTCCCGGCACGGAAAACGAGTACCACTACGCGACGCTGGCCGCCCAAGCAGCCGACTCACAGTTGCAGTGGTTCCGGCTGCTGGAAGTGTCTCGCCAGCTCGGTGGAGCAACATCTATCGGGACCCATTCATCGCTTGCTGATGTGCTTGAGGGGCCGATCACGATGCTTGAGGCCGCCGACGTCCAGCCAACGCTTGCCGTCGACGTGCGTGAGTTGTGGGACCTCTCTCGAACACAACGCACGGCGCTGATCAAGTTTCTCGTCGAACTGAGTGTTGGTATCGAGATCGTCCTGACGAACGCGACGCCACGAGTCCAGCGACATCTCCTCTCCGAGTTTGATAAGGTGCTGCCGGCCAGCGTTATTCAGTCTCTGGAATCGTGCCTGCACGGGTCCGACGCCGTGACAACGCGAACAGAACAGCGCCGCCAGCACGTCCGAAATCTCTTGGCCGACCGAGGGGCAAACCATGAGGACTGGAAGCGCCTCTACGCCGTCGCAGATGCCACAAAAGAGGAACTGACCTACGATGCTCTCCAAAGTCACACGCTCTTGGAGTGGTCCTCTCGCGAAGCGATACGCGCGTGGGTGAAGCGGATGGCTGACGCCGATCTGGTGAAATCCTATGGTACACACGAACGGACTGTTCGCCTGCTGCCAGCGGGCTATGCGTTGCTGGATGAACACCCAGACTCCTCTCTCGAAACCTCGTCTGTCCCCTCTGATGGCGGTACGGGCCGTATTGACGAGAGCACGCAAGGAGTGGGTACCAGCCAGCGGGCCGATTCACCCGGCGTTACTGACCCCCCAAAATCTCCGCACAGTTCCGTGTACACCCCAACCGCCAAAGGAGAGGAGGGGGACCGGCCCGACAGCGAGGCCGCGACCGCCACCCGCGGCGGCTCCAGCACCACGCCGTCCGTCTCGTTCCTTGACGGTCACATCCACGACGCAGCGGTCTCAGCGGCCGCTCCCGGCGAAATCGCGCTCTCGTCCCGCACGGTCGACTCGACTGGGGACTCTCGTGGGGTCGGTTACTCATTCCTAGAGGAGCGCGACGAGGTCGTTGTTGAGGTTGAAGCAGCCGGCTACCAGGCCCACACACTGGTCCGTCTTTGTGCGGCGTTACTCTCGGAACCGGCGTTTCAGAAGGTCTTAACGCAGAACAGACTCGCTGGCGGGCCAGACCGGTCTGGTCTTGATGGACTCCCAGTGACTGACCCGTATCTACTCCGGGACGGCGGCTGTCTGGGCTACCTACGAAACCAAGACGCCGACGCGAAGGGGCTTCAATCCCGGCTTCGACAGGCTCGCGACGGCCTACTATCGATGAGTGTTGACGTCGACGTTGAGGACGACAGCAACGACGAGAACAACGGCCTGTCAATGTTGGCCCGGACCGCACACGGCCTGCTCGGCACTGTCTCTCGAATCTATGATATGCTGGGGGTCGACATCACCCGTGTCCTCAAGATTCCTGAGTGGGCTGTCTCGGATGGCTGCCGCCGGGATCACCTCGCGAAGATGATCGCAACCCAGACCGCCGTGTCCAGTCGCTACGGGCTCTATTCCGCGTATCGTGTCCTCTACGAGGACCGCACAGACAAGCGGTCCCAACTTCTCGCGACGCCTGACGTCGATGCAACTGACCCAACCGGCGACACGACTGGCAGCTGGGTCTTGGCCGGGCCGACCGTCGATTCGATGCGCTCGAACCTCGAAAATCTTGACGAGTATCTCGATCTTCAGGACGAGGCTGACGGGTTCTCAGCGTTCATACTGAATGTCGATATCGTCAACGGTGATCGTCGCGACGCCGTCGCCACTGCGCTGTCCCGGCAACTCAGCCTCAAATCGCTGAAACCGACCCGAGAGACGGTTTCGATCCTCCATGCACTGACGAGCGATGCCTTCGCTGCGGCACGGGCCGTCTCCTATCTCGGTGCCGAGACGGACCGGCCACGGACCCTCACGACCGACGATCTCCAGTATGCGCTGTCGATGCTCGATGCCGCCGAACTCTTACCCGATATCGGCCCCCGATCTGTCTCGGAAACTGTCGCGATACTGCTGGATGTCGATGAGCCCCTGGCAACGGGTGACCTTGCCGACCTTCTGGACGTCTCGACACAGACGCTTCGGAACAATGAGACGTACTTTGCCGACCTTGAGGCTGCCGGCGTCATCCAACGCGAGGATCTTGGGCCGGGTCGAGCGACGGAATGGCGGATTTGCCTGTCGTTCAATGGTGAGGACAGCGGTTCGCGGGCTACGATCCCTACCCCTGAGGTGGACACAACGGCCTACGGGCCGGCGTTCTCCGACGAAATGGCCGTTATCGCCGAAGTTCTCTACGAACTAGGACACCGGGAGATCGACTACGGCGGTGAACTGACGCTGACTGTGACAGGACGCGGTGATCGGTTCGACGAGTGGCTGGAGTTGCATCCAGATGTCAGGCCAGTGCTGTCGCTGGTCGCTCACCTGCAGGGGACGACGCTCGAAAAACT